A region of Bacteroidales bacterium DNA encodes the following proteins:
- the typA gene encoding translational GTPase TypA, translating into MFEIRNIAIIAHVDHGKTTLVDRILHQVKLFRQNEEVADLILDSNDLERERGITILSKNVSVRYKETKINIIDTPGHSDFGGEVERVLNMADGVLLVVDAFEGPMPQTRFVLEKAIELNLKPIVVVNKVDKPNCDPEDTVEKVFDLMFSLGASEDQLDFPVVYGSSKEGWMSEDFTKPTTDVSYLLDVIIENIPLAKVYEGTTQMRISSLDYSSYVGRIAVGKLTRGTLQWGGNVSLVKRDGSIFKSKIKELYVFEGLGKEKKKDIVTAGEIVALLGIENFDIGDTIADFENPEGLPPVAIDEPTMSMLFTINNSPFFGREGKYVTSRHLRERLFKEIEKNLALRVEETDSPDSYIVFGRGILHLSILVETMRREGYEFQLGQPQVIIKEIDGVKNEPIELLTVHTPDNLSGKVIEMVTLRKGEIKNIESKMDRTHMEFEIPSRGIIGLRNSMLTATQGEAVIAHRFLNYQPLKGSVATTKNGALIAMETGTAIPFSIDKLQDRGSFFILSNEAVYEGMVIGEHIRQDDLVVNVTKTKKLSNMRSSGADDKVLLTPPIRFSLEEAMEYIRVDEYLEVTPKSLRIRKILLKEHERKRVKKNK; encoded by the coding sequence ATGTTTGAAATAAGAAATATTGCAATTATTGCACACGTAGATCATGGTAAAACAACATTGGTTGACCGTATTTTACATCAAGTTAAACTTTTTAGACAGAATGAGGAAGTTGCCGACTTAATTCTTGATAGTAACGATTTAGAGCGTGAAAGAGGTATTACAATTTTGTCTAAGAATGTTTCTGTTAGATATAAAGAAACAAAGATTAATATTATTGATACTCCCGGACACTCGGATTTTGGTGGTGAGGTAGAGCGTGTTTTAAATATGGCTGATGGCGTTTTATTGGTAGTTGATGCTTTTGAAGGTCCAATGCCTCAAACCCGATTTGTGTTAGAAAAAGCAATTGAGTTGAATTTAAAACCAATAGTTGTTGTAAATAAGGTAGATAAGCCAAATTGTGATCCTGAAGATACTGTTGAGAAAGTTTTTGATTTGATGTTTAGTCTTGGTGCTTCAGAAGATCAGTTAGATTTTCCTGTGGTTTATGGTTCTTCTAAAGAAGGCTGGATGAGCGAAGATTTTACTAAACCTACTACTGATGTTTCTTATTTGTTAGATGTAATTATAGAGAATATACCTCTTGCTAAAGTTTATGAAGGAACAACACAAATGCGAATATCTTCTTTAGATTATTCCAGTTATGTAGGAAGAATAGCTGTAGGAAAACTAACTCGAGGAACTCTTCAGTGGGGCGGCAATGTTTCTTTAGTGAAAAGAGATGGAAGTATATTTAAATCTAAAATCAAAGAATTATATGTTTTTGAAGGTCTTGGAAAAGAAAAAAAGAAAGATATTGTTACGGCAGGAGAGATAGTTGCTTTATTAGGAATTGAAAATTTTGATATTGGTGACACTATAGCCGATTTTGAAAACCCCGAAGGACTTCCCCCTGTTGCCATTGATGAACCAACAATGAGTATGTTGTTTACCATCAATAACTCTCCATTTTTTGGTAGGGAAGGAAAATATGTCACTTCTCGTCATTTGCGCGAACGTTTATTTAAGGAGATTGAAAAGAATCTTGCATTACGTGTAGAAGAAACAGATTCGCCGGATTCTTACATTGTTTTTGGAAGAGGAATTTTACATTTATCTATTTTGGTTGAAACGATGCGCCGAGAAGGTTATGAGTTTCAATTAGGTCAGCCGCAAGTGATTATTAAAGAAATAGATGGTGTTAAAAATGAGCCTATAGAATTACTAACTGTTCACACTCCTGATAATCTTTCGGGAAAGGTGATAGAAATGGTTACTTTAAGAAAAGGAGAGATTAAGAATATTGAATCCAAAATGGATCGTACTCATATGGAATTTGAGATTCCTTCTCGTGGAATTATAGGTTTACGTAATAGTATGCTAACAGCCACTCAAGGCGAGGCTGTAATTGCACATCGCTTTCTTAATTATCAACCTCTTAAAGGTTCTGTTGCAACCACAAAAAATGGAGCTCTAATTGCTATGGAAACAGGAACTGCCATCCCATTTTCTATTGATAAATTACAAGATAGGGGATCGTTTTTCATTTTATCAAATGAAGCTGTTTACGAAGGTATGGTAATAGGTGAACATATTAGGCAAGATGATTTAGTTGTTAATGTTACTAAAACAAAAAAGCTATCTAATATGCGTTCGTCAGGAGCTGATGATAAAGTTTTGCTTACTCCTCCAATTCGCTTTTCTTTAGAAGAAGCAATGGAATATATTAGGGTTGACGAATATTTGGAAGTAACACCTAAAAGCTTACGTATACGAAAAATTTTATTAAAAGAACACGAAAGAAAAAGAGTGAAAAAGAATAAGTAA
- a CDS encoding HAMP domain-containing histidine kinase, which yields MADFGTVTTISFAGGISLGVIYFISRFYAYNQKVVIIFIISSFLFLNGLFFTNFGYKGPIVYNFLTFGMAIMFFLNKKNQIIFLLLLLLNFVVLAVIEYVHPSYFGYYNSDSMRIIDHVVNLTFSLLILAFLFYLMIGYIKTQKFKAEESDRLKSSFLANMSHEIRTPLNGIVGFSHLLNEANITKEEKEHFTKIIQSNSSHLEGLINDLIDISIIEAKALSLSYSPINLNSFMNQNLKKFKTIIFAKQKNIEIYLSQGFPFDDSTVYIDKVRLNQIINNLVSNAISYSESDSIHFGYMLETNGKYIRFFVKDQGIGINTEDQKLIFKPFIKAKNAKFVSRGGTGIGLTIAKELIELMGGQIWLVSSENKGSNFYFTIPYYKSPTEIPSDITL from the coding sequence ATGGCCGACTTCGGAACTGTTACTACAATTTCTTTCGCTGGAGGGATATCATTAGGAGTTATATACTTTATAAGCAGATTTTATGCTTACAATCAAAAAGTAGTAATTATATTCATTATTTCTTCGTTTTTATTCTTAAACGGACTTTTCTTTACAAATTTTGGATATAAAGGACCTATTGTATATAATTTCCTCACATTTGGGATGGCTATTATGTTTTTTCTAAACAAAAAAAATCAAATCATTTTCTTATTATTACTATTGTTGAATTTTGTAGTTCTTGCTGTTATCGAATATGTACATCCTTCTTATTTTGGTTATTACAATAGTGATTCTATGAGAATTATAGATCATGTTGTAAACTTAACATTTAGTCTTTTAATACTCGCTTTTCTATTTTATTTAATGATTGGTTATATTAAAACTCAAAAATTTAAGGCTGAAGAATCAGATAGACTTAAATCATCTTTCTTGGCAAATATGAGTCACGAAATACGAACACCATTAAATGGAATTGTAGGGTTTAGTCATTTGCTCAATGAGGCAAATATTACCAAAGAAGAAAAAGAGCATTTTACAAAAATTATTCAATCCAATTCAAGTCATTTGGAAGGATTAATTAATGATTTGATAGACATCTCGATTATTGAAGCCAAAGCCTTAAGTCTTTCTTACTCTCCCATAAACCTAAATTCGTTTATGAATCAAAATTTAAAGAAATTTAAAACTATAATATTTGCAAAACAAAAAAATATAGAAATATACCTTAGTCAGGGGTTCCCTTTTGATGATAGCACTGTATATATTGATAAAGTACGCTTAAATCAAATCATCAATAATTTGGTATCAAATGCAATAAGCTATTCAGAAAGTGATAGTATTCATTTTGGATATATGCTGGAAACAAACGGTAAATACATACGATTTTTCGTGAAAGACCAAGGAATTGGTATTAATACAGAAGATCAAAAATTAATATTCAAACCTTTTATAAAAGCAAAAAATGCCAAATTCGTTTCCAGAGGGGGTACCGGAATTGGATTAACAATAGCTAAAGAATTAATTGAGCTTATGGGCGGACAAATATGGTTAGTATCCTCTGAAAATAAGGGAAGCAATTTTTATTTTACCATACCTTATTATAAAAGTCCTACAGAAATACCCTCAGATATAACACTTTAA